From a single Oreochromis niloticus isolate F11D_XX linkage group LG3, O_niloticus_UMD_NMBU, whole genome shotgun sequence genomic region:
- the LOC106096915 gene encoding uncharacterized protein LOC106096915 isoform X2 — MAAIFKRTFALSTGQTFPFEYLSTIRGCKRLMKPNVSSSFLWGGQEVGSICSSTCLYIMAGIQKPAQEEPEELSDSDFESPVCRRRRVHHALPTTPGESEAKHQETEGCIQESENEGQAEGQQMFPYNVAEFVPIFLEEDEALEEAIQRSLLEESDRQSEVHISRSFKKLSKEEIEGLLRAHSEKVITPGTRQLHISRANVWSTALRQFKRPKFAESCEMLYVTFASDEHDTEEDAADLGGPMR, encoded by the exons ATGGCAGCAATCTTCAAAAGAACATTTGCACTGTCAACTGGCCAGACATTCCCTTTTGAGTATTTGAGTACAATTAGAGGATGTAAACGACTAATGAAACCAAATGTTTCTAGCAGTTTTCTTTGGGGTGGCCAAGAAGTTGGCTCGATTTGTTCCTCCACCTGCCTCTATATAATGGCAGGGATACAAAAACCTGCACAG GAGGAACCAGAAGAGCTGTCTGATAGTGACTTTGAAAGTCCAGTCTGCCGGAGAAGACGAG TGCATCATGCGTTGCCTACAACACCAGGTGAAAGTGAGGCCAAACATCAGGAAACAGAGGGCTGCATTCAGGAGAGTGAAAATGAGGGACAGGCAGAGGGACAGCAGATGTTTCCATATAATGTGGCAGAATTTGT CCCTATTTTTCTGGAGGAAGATGAAGCTCTTGAAGAGGCAATTCAGCGTAGCCTCCTAGAAGAGTCTGATAGACAGAGTGAAGTTCATATTTCAAG GTCTTTTAAGAAGCTCAGCAAAGAAGAAATTGAAGGTCTTCTTAGAGCTCATAGTGAGAAAGTCATTACACCAGGAACAAGACAACTCCATATCAGTCGAGCCAATGTGTGGTCGACTGCTTTGCGTCAGTTCAAGAGACCCAAGTTTGCAGAAAGCTGTGAGATGCTTTATGTCACATTTGCAAGCGATGAACATGATACAGAGGAAGATGCTGCTGACCTTGGGGGGCCAATGCGTTAG
- the LOC112846032 gene encoding uncharacterized protein LOC112846032, with product MSSDLAENIGRAVLSAIQRFSGSAPSTSQTPQHLESSNAPGPSRPAVSTGISYRSDGYQGRLQISKEELENVLSLKTSFTEAASILSISMPTLYKLLQDYNISVSKFNVISDHELDQIVSQIKTEHPNVGEVMLMGHLRSKNIVVQRWRVRESLRRVDSPGVLSRRRTAVARRVYSVPHPNFIWHIDGNHKLIRWKFVVHGAIDGYSRMLMFLQCSSNNRAETVKALFTAAVGQFGKPLHIRTDHGGENAQIWEEMRASRGYQ from the exons ATGTCCAGCGATTTAGCTGAAAACATTGGAAGAGCCGTTTTGTCGGCCATCCAACGATTCAGCGGTAGTGCACCCTCAACCTCACAAACACCGCAGCACTTG GAATCCAGCAATGCACCTGGACCAAGTAGACCTGCCGTCTCCACTGGGATATCATACCGCTCG GATGGTTACCAAGGAAGGCTTCAGATTTCCAAAGAGGAATTGGAAAATGTTCTTTCCCTGAAAACATCTTTTACTGAAGCTGCATCTATCCTTTCCATCTCCATGCCCACTCTGTATAAGTTACTGCAAGACTATAATATCTCAGTGTCAAAATTCAATGTAATCAGTGACCATGAGTTAGATCAGATAGTGTCCCAGATAAAAACTGAACATCCAAATGTTGGAGAAGTGATGCTGATGGGTCATCTGCGTTCCAAAAACATAGTGGTTCAAAGATGGCGCGTAAGAGAGTCACTGCGGAGGGTGGACTCGCCTGGTGTTCTATCCAGGAGAAGAACTGCAGTTGCTCGGCGAGTATATTCTGTGCCTCATCCAAATTTCATATGGCACATAGATGGAAATCACAAGCTGATTCGTTGGAAGTTTGTTGTTCATGGTGCAATAGATGGATACAGCAGGATGTTGATGTTTCTTCAGTGCTCCAGCAATAATCGAGCTGAGACTGTGAAAGCTCTCTTTACTGCAGCTGTTGGACAATTTGGCAAACCCCTGCATATCAGGACTGATCATGGAGGAGAGAACGCTCAGATTTGGGAGGAGATGCGAGCAAGCAGGG GATACCAGTGA
- the LOC106096915 gene encoding G2/M phase-specific E3 ubiquitin-protein ligase isoform X1, translated as MLSTIIVQGGEAPAFLSPHVVDYVVSGDILQVHLTPDDIGDPELRENLKKVVNATTQHDLEKAVSCCDSWRYQVEGLPLTVTMANKDLFVKNAALYLVVLQRQSCFDQLTDGLSYYGILSLLRENPSLRVLLDLSGEDKDLAASLIAGVLRPSYSVLGSNRRVREELMVVKFREFLQCVENKELRDALGERTLTKDEEAFVKALRPGHILAFATGSSKVPAIGFQPAPKITFIHDESKHLPIAHTHVQMSFSFL; from the exons ATGTTGTCCACGATAATAGTGCAAGGTGGAGAAGCACCAGCCTTTCTCTCTCCACATGTAGTAGACTACGTTGTGTCAGGAGACATTCTTCAAGTACACCTAACACCGGATGATATAGGTGACCCTGAGTTAAGAGAGAATCTGAAAAAG GTTGTAAATGCAACAACTCAACATGATTTGGAGAAAGCAGTCAGCTGCTGCGACTCATGGCGATATCAAGTTGAAGGTCTTCCACTCACAGTCACCATGGCCAATAAAGATCTGTTTGTGAAAAATGCAGCTCTATACCTTGTAGTCCTGCAACGGCAAAGCTGTTTCGATCAACTAACTGATGGCTTGTCCTACTATGGA ATTTTATCACTCCTGAGAGAGAACCCCAGTTTGCGTGTTCTGCTTGACCTATCGGGGGAGGACAAAGATCTGGCAGCCAGTTTAATTGCTGGGGTTCTCAGGCCAAGCTATTCTGTCCTTGGGAGCAACAGAAGAGTTAGAGAGGAGCTGATGGTGGTCAAATTTCGGGAATTTCTCCAGTGTGTCGAAA atAAAGAGCTGAGAGACGCACTTGGAGAAAGGACTCTTACCAAGGATGAAGAGGCATTTGTGAAGGCTTTGAGGCCTGGTCACATCTTGGCTTTTGCCACCGGGAGCAGCAAGGTTCCAGCCATAGGTTTTCAACCAGCTCCTAAAATAACATTCATTCACGATGAAAGCAAACATCTCCCgattgcacacacacatgtgcaaatgAGCTTCAGCTTTTTGTGA